The following coding sequences lie in one Candidatus Thermoplasmatota archaeon genomic window:
- a CDS encoding UbiX family flavin prenyltransferase gives MKYLVSMTGASGSIYGIRLLEELKKTKHEIHLIISNGGKKILEHETGYSAKNLQKLADTYYDNNDLAAGPASGSFHLDGMIIVPCSMKTLSAIAQGYSTTLTARAASCCLKEGRKLVLVIRETPLDLPGLRNMVAAREAGAVILPAMPAFYQKPETIDDLVNFIVGKILDQLSIRHTLFRRWE, from the coding sequence ATGAAATATTTGGTGAGTATGACTGGTGCTTCAGGAAGTATCTACGGCATCCGTCTTCTTGAAGAATTAAAAAAAACAAAGCATGAAATTCATTTAATTATTAGCAATGGTGGAAAAAAAATCCTCGAGCATGAAACAGGATATTCTGCAAAGAATCTTCAGAAACTTGCAGACACATATTACGACAATAATGATCTTGCTGCAGGTCCTGCCAGTGGTTCATTTCATCTCGACGGTATGATTATTGTCCCCTGCAGTATGAAAACGCTGTCTGCAATCGCACAAGGGTACAGCACCACACTCACAGCTCGGGCGGCAAGTTGCTGTCTGAAGGAAGGACGAAAATTGGTTCTGGTCATCAGAGAAACTCCTTTGGATCTCCCTGGTTTACGAAACATGGTGGCAGCACGAGAAGCAGGAGCAGTTATTCTCCCGGCAATGCCAGCGTTTTATCAGAAACCGGAAACGATTGATGATTTAGTTAATTTTATTGTTGGAAAAATCCTTGACCAACTCAGCATACGTCATACCTTGTTTCGCCGTTGGGAGTAG
- a CDS encoding geranylgeranylglyceryl/heptaprenylglyceryl phosphate synthase — protein sequence MTLAQQFIRKSKKKTLHFSLLDPDKQKPETAGKIAQIVTNAGSSAIMVGGSTILSHQQVDETVLAIKKNSDLPVILFPSGAQYLSKYADAVFFMSLLNSRNLNFVIREHVRGAPFVQQSGLEPLSMGYVIVEPGMTVGRVGEADLIGKDDVQQAVNYALAAQYLGMQFFYLEAGSGAPYPVSDALITGVKKNTKITLLVGGGIRDAATARQKAMAGANILITGTALEQEKNLKQTLTDLIASLES from the coding sequence ATGACGCTTGCGCAGCAATTTATCAGAAAGTCAAAAAAGAAAACACTCCATTTTTCACTACTTGATCCAGATAAACAGAAACCAGAAACCGCAGGAAAAATCGCTCAAATAGTCACCAATGCTGGGAGCAGTGCAATCATGGTTGGCGGATCAACCATTCTTTCACACCAGCAAGTTGATGAAACGGTACTTGCAATTAAAAAAAACTCAGATCTTCCGGTCATTCTCTTTCCATCAGGTGCACAATACCTCAGTAAATACGCTGATGCGGTTTTTTTCATGAGTTTACTCAATTCTCGAAATCTAAATTTCGTCATCAGAGAGCACGTCCGAGGGGCACCGTTTGTTCAACAATCAGGATTAGAACCGCTCTCTATGGGATATGTTATTGTTGAGCCGGGAATGACTGTTGGCCGTGTCGGTGAAGCTGATCTCATCGGTAAAGATGATGTTCAACAAGCCGTGAACTATGCTCTTGCAGCTCAGTATCTCGGCATGCAGTTTTTTTATCTCGAAGCAGGTTCAGGTGCACCCTATCCTGTATCAGATGCGTTGATCACTGGTGTGAAAAAAAACACTAAGATCACCTTGCTTGTCGGCGGTGGAATCAGAGATGCGGCAACAGCACGGCAAAAAGCAATGGCAGGGGCAAACATACTTATCACGGGTACAGCTCTTGAACAAGAAAAAAATTTGAAACAAACATTAACTGATCTAATTGCTTCTTTAGAGAGTTGA